The Deinococcus sonorensis KR-87 DNA window GCTTTCGCTCGGCGGCCGGCAGGCGGCCAAGCTGCTCTGGCCGTCGCAGCGCGCGGGTCACCCGGTCGACCCGGCCCTGCCGCTCATCCACCTGCCGTTCCGGGCGCGCCGCGGCCCGGAGGGCCTGCAGGCTCGCCCCGTCGCGCGCCAGAGCCAGCAGCCGGGCCCGCTCGGCCGGGTCCACGACGCGGGCCAGCACCGCACCCTTCGTGTACTCGACCTGGCCCGACCGGACGGCCGCCAGCACGTCGTCCGGGAAGCGCAGCACCGGCAGCTGATGGGTCAGGAAGCTGCGCCAGCTGCCGCCCACCACGCTGAACACCTCCTCCACCCGCGCGATCAGCGCCGGGTGCCCAGCCGCTTCCGGGTGTTTCTGCAGGGCGCTCAGCTGCGCCGGAACCCGCGTGGTCGGCACCTCGAGCGCCTGCGCGATCAGCTGCGCGGTGGCGTCCACCCGGTCCACCGGGTTGAGGTCCTCGCGCTGCAGGTTCTCGACCAGCGCCAGCGTCTGTGCCTCGGCGTCGTCGAGCTCGCGCACCACCACCGGCACCTCGTCGAGTCCCGCGAGCTGCGCCGCGCGGAAGCGCCGCTCGCCCGCGACGATCTCGAAGCGCCCGCGCGGGCCGGGGCGGACCAGCAGCGGCTGCAGCACCCCCTGCGCCTGCAGGCTGCGGGCCAGGTCGGCCAGGGTCGCGGGGTCGAAGGACCGGCGCGGCTGGCCGGGCATGGCCGTCAGTTGCGAGAGCGCGACCGCCTGCACCACCTTAGGGGCGTGCACCAGCTGCTCCAGCCGGCCGCCCCCCACCAGCGCGTCCAGCTGACCGCCGACCGCCGGTCGCGGCCGCCTAGCCACGCGGCACCCCGATCTTCAGGCCGATGGCCTGCGCGATTTCCCTGGCGGCAGTCAACACGTGCTGGTGCGCCTCACTGCCGGCGGCGTACACCCCGACCGGCTGCTGCGCGGAGGTGGAGTCGTTCCAGGTGGCGGCGCGGTACGGCATCGGGCTCGCCAGCGGCGAGAGCTGCTGCTCCATGCTGGTGTAGGCCTCCTTGTCGTGCAGTTGCCGGCGGTCGTAAAGGGTCGGGATGAACAGGGCCACCGAGAGGGTCGGGTTGAGCTTCCGGTACGATTTCAGCGCGTGCAGGACGCCCTCGATGCCGTTGATCCCCTTCTCGCGGGTGGGCACAGGCACCACCAGGTGGTCGGCCGCGATCGCGCCCAGCACGCTCAGCTGCCCCAGCGACGGTGGGGAGTCGATCAGCACCACGTCGTAGTGATCCTTGAGGTCCTGCAGGTGGGTGCGCAGGTGCATCTGGGCGCCGGTGACGCCCAGCACCCGCGCCTCGGCCAGCGCCAGCCCGATGCTGCTGGGGATCAGGTCCACACCGTACACCGGGTACGGTTGTGGCAGCGGCCGGTCATCCACGGCGGTGTCGTGCACCGTCCGCTCCAGCGGCACACCACGCACGCCCAGCCACGACGACAGGTTCGCCTGCGGGTCCAGGTCAATCAGCAGTGTCCGCAGGCCCCAGGTCCCGAAGGTGTGGCCCACGTCCCGGGTCAGCGAGCTCTTGCCCGCGCCGCCCACATGGTTGAAAAACGTAACGACAATCATCCGTGGTCCACAGCCTATCCCAATCCGGGACCCCCGGCTTACAACGTTGTAAGCCAGCGAAACGAGGCGGATGAACGGCGGTGTCTAGCCACGGTCAGGCGACCGCCAGGCACGCGATTTTCCCGTCTCCCGGAATTCGAGCCGACTCACGGTTCCCACTCAACGTGAATGACCTGCAGCTGCAATGGGGAGCCGCACCGTGACGTGCAGGCCACCGCCCTGCCGGGCCGTGAGCGTGAGGGTGCCGTCGTGGGCGTCGACGATGCGCTGCACGATGGCGAGGCCCAGGCCCACACCACCATCGTCACCGCGGACGCGCGCGGCGCGCTGGAACGGCTCGGTGACGGTCGAGAGGAGCTGTGCGGTGAGCAGGTCGCCGCTGTTCTCGACCGTGAGCGTGGCGGACCCACGGTGCACGGCCGTATGGACGGTCACGGTGCCGTGTTCGGGAAGGTTATGGACGATGGCGTTGTGCAGGAGGTTGGTGGTCATCTGCAGCAGCAGCGCCGGGGAGCCGGTGGTCGAGGCCACCTCCCCGGAGGTGGCGATGCGGACACCACGCTGCTCCGCCAGGGGCAGGAGTGTTTCTGCGGCCTCTTCTGCCAGCAGCGAGAGGTCCACCTGTTTCCGGGTGAAGGACCGCCCGTCGGCGCGGCTCAGGAGCAGCAGCGCTTCGGTCAGGTCGATCGCGCGGCGGTTCACCGCCTGCAGTCGCCCGATGAGTTCGTCGACGTCGCGGTGCGGATCGGCCCGGGCCACCTCGAGCACGGTCCGAGTGATGGCCAGCGGCGTGCGCAGCTCATGGGAGGCGTTGGCGGCGAAGCGGCGCTGTTCGGCGACGTGGGCGTCGAGCCGCGCGAGCATCGCGTCGAAGGCGTCGGCGAGTTCACGGAACTCGTCGCGGCGCCCCGCCAACCGGATCCGGTGGGTCAGCGAACCGGCCGCGGCCAGACGGGTGGCCTCGGTGACGCGGGTCAGCGGCGCGAGCATCCGCCCGGCCAGCACCCATCCGCCCATCAGACCAAACGCGAGCAGGGCGAGCATGCCCGCAGCGGCCTTCGGGGCGAAGGCGCGCACCAGGTCCGAGCGGTTGGGAATGAACGGCGCGCGGACGGCCCCTGGGCCCGGCGCGCCGAACGGCACAGCGGGCGACACCACCGAAGTCTGCTCCGGGACGTAACGCAGCAGGAACACCCACACGACCGCCAGCAGCAGCGCCGCGGCCAGCATCAGGAAACCGGCGTAGCTGAGGGTGAGTTTCACGCGGACGCTCAGCCCGGGCGCCCTACCCATCGTCCTCGCCCGGCCCTCCGGCGGCGGCTGGCGTGCGGATGCAGTAGCCGACGCCCGCCACTGTGGCGATGACCCACGGTTCACCGAGCCGTTTGCGCAGCGCTGAGACGGTGATGCGCACGGCGTTGGTGAAGGGGTCGGCGTGCTCATCCCACGCCTGCTCCAGCAGGGTCTCGGCGCTCACGACGCCGCCGCCCGCGGCAACGAGGACCTCCAGCACCGCAAACTGCTTGCGGGTGAGCGCAACGTACCGGCCGTCGCGGTACACCTCCCGGCGGAACGGATCCACGCGCACGCCCGCCAACTCCCGCACCGGCGGCCTGGCCTGGGTCCGGCGGCGGTACAGGGCCCGCAGCCGCAGCACCAGTTCCTGCAGCTCAAACGGCTTGGTGAGGTAATCGTCCGCGCCGAGTTCGAAGCCGGTAGTTTTGTCACCGAGCCGGTCGGCGGCGGTCAGCATCAGGATCAGCGGGCCCATCCCGGAGGCGACCACGCGCCGGGCGACCTCATCGCCGGACGGGCCCGGGATGTCGCGGTCGAGAACCAGCACGTCGTACGGATGAAGGCTCAGCAACTCCAGCGCCGCGTCACCGTCACCGGCAATGTCGGCCGCGACCGCGTTCAGCCGCAGCCCATCGCGGATGGCGCCCCCCAGGTCCGGTTCGTCTTCAACGATCAGCACACGCATGCCTTCCGATGCTACGCGCCGGGCCATATCCTCGGCATATCGAAAAGCACATACGTGCGGGCAACACCCCCGCGCGTTGACTGGGCGCATGAATGACCGCCCCGCTCCACCCCCGACCCGCCAGACGAAACCGGCCGTCTTCGCCGCCCTGGCGGGCGGCTGCCTCCTCCTGATGGGCGCCGCCGGGCGCCGGGCACCGGCGACAGGGCTCATCCTGGCCGCGGCGCCCGGCTTCTCGGCTCCTGTGACCCTCCCGGCCCCGGGACCGCCGGTCTCGGGGACCGCCGCGGCGCCCGCCGCCATCGACACGGCCGATGGGGTCCTGCCCGACGGCGTGACCGTGTTCAATCGGGCCCTGCCCGGCGTGACGAACCTCGCTCCCCACCTCCTCGCGGCGCTCCGTCAGGCGGCATCCGACGCCGCGGGCGACCGCGTCGACCTGTTCGTCAACAGCGGCTGGCGGTCCCCGCGGTACCAGCGTCAGCTGATGGGCGAGGCGGTGGCCACCTACGGCTCGGCGCGGGAAGCAGCCCGGTGGGTGGCCAGCCCGGAGACGTCGGCTCACGTGTCGGGCGACGCGGTGGACATCGGCCCGCCCCGCGCCGCCGCCTGGCTGAACGCCCACGGGGCCAGGTATGGCCTGTGCCGGGTCTACCGGAACGAACCGTGGCACTACGAATGGCGGCGGAGCGCCCCGGTCAGCGGATGCCCACCCCTCTACCCCGACCCCACCCGCGACCCCAGATTGCGGCCGCCCGGAGCGGTCCGGTGAGAAGACGCCACGCGGCCCCCAGCCGGGCAGGGGTGCAGCGAGAAGATGCGCGGCTGCACGGCCCGGCACCACGCTGCCGTGGAAACGGAGGTCCAGGCAGGTGCCAGGCCGCGCCAGGACCTCAGCGCTCGCACCTTCACCGCTCGGCGCCGTCCAGGTCCGCTGGCCCCAGGAGGCCGGGGTGGTCATGCGGCAGCGAGGCCAGGAGGCTTCGCCGCCGCGGCGGGCGCCTGAAGTGACCGGTGGCCCAGGTGCACCCACCGCTCAGGACCTTCAGACCGGCGGAAGGATCTCCATGTGGTGCCGCGCGGCGACCTCGATCACCCGCTGGACATCGATATCCGCCGGCATGGCGGCCGGGGCAGTGCCGCTGACGGGGGTGCCGAGCTCCTCGAAGAAGCGCTCATGCGACCCGCCGGGAGAGACCAGGATCAGCATTCGCGCCGGACGGCCACTGGTGTTCACAAAGGCATGCGGCGTGCCCCGGGGGACGACCGTGCGGTCGCCGGGGGTCAGCAGGACCTGGTGGTCGCCCACCTGGAACGTCACCTCGCCTTCCAGTCCGAAAAACGCTTCCTCTTCAAGCGGCTGGCGGTGCGGTGGCGTGCCGGCGCCGGGCGGGACCAGCGCCTCGAACATCGAATAGGCGCCGAGCGTATCGGCGGCGCGCAGCTGGAAGGTGACCTGCACGCCCAGCACCTCCAGACGGAGAGGGGTGCGTTCCAGCGGGCGGGTGTGGTCAGGGTGGGCGGTTGAGTCGGTCATCAGGGTCTCCTTATCGCGTCGCCTGCAGGGTGCCCGGCGCTGCGGTGAGCGGACGCGCTGTCGTCGTCCGCCGCTGAGATCACCCTAGGTTCCCGGCCGCGCCGCGGCATCCCCAGGATTCGGGAACCGGCTGCACCCCCAGATCTCGGGGGCGTCACGGCGGCCCCGGATGCCTGAGCCCGGCGGTTCCCTGATCGCGCTGGCCGGGCGAACGTTCCGCAGGTCAGATCAACCCGTGGTCCACCGCGTAGCGCAGGGCCGAGGCCCGGTTGCGCACGCCAAATTTAGACAAGATCGCGCTGACCTGGTCGTTGGTGGTGTACACCCCGGTGCCGCGGCGCGCGGCGATCTGTTTGTTGCTCAACCCGGCTGCCAACAGCGCGAGCACTTCCTGTTCGGCCGCCGTGAGCCGCACCGACCCGGCGTCCAGCGGCGCCGACACGGACCGCCGGACCGCGCCGCTGGGGGAAAGCGCCTCCGCAACGGCCGCCACCGGGTCCAGCCCGCGGCCCTCTTCATACGCGGCGTCGAACAGCGCCGCGGCACTGCCGGCGCGCAGCTGGTCCAGCACCGGCCCGAACAGCGCCGGTTCCAGTTGGGTGGAGATGTTGCGCTCGGTCCGCAGCGCCGCCGCGGCGCCCAGCAGGCGCGCGGCCCGCTCGACGTGGTGCTCCATGGCGGCCACCACCGCAAAGCCGTACAGGCAGGCGGCCAGTTCGGCTGGGTCGTCGGTCGCGTCTGCCCCACGCAGGCCGCGCTGCAGCAGCGTCGTGGCAGCCGCGCAGTCGCCCTGCCGGACCCGGCACCCGGCGAGCCCCAGCGCGCTCCAGGTGGCCATGTTCTGCTCCCCGGTGGCGCTGCCGATCTCCAGGGCCGCCTGCAGCGCCGCGGTGGCGGCCTCCAGTTCAGCGCGCAGGGCGTGGGTCCAGCCCACCACCCCGTGAGCGAACAGCGCCAGCCACGGGCGCCGGAGGTGCGCTGCGGTGACGAGCGCCGCCCGGCAGGCGTCCAGCGCCTCGTCCGCTCGGTCCAGGTAGGCCATCAGCGCCATGCTGAGCAGAGTGGCGGCGTAGGCCGCGCGCAGCGGATCACCCGCCTGGCGGAACTGTGTCGCGCTGGCCCGGGCATGCGCGACCGCCTGTTCAAAATCGCCACGCCGGAACGCCAGCCAGGTCAAGGCGTACCGCCCGCTGGCCAGCACCTCCGCCGGGACGGCCGGATGCTGGATGAGCAGCTCCAGGCGGCCGCCGGCGCGGTCGTCGGCACTGATGGCCCACGCCCAGGCGCAGTTCCATGCCACCTCCCCGGCCGCGGAAAAGTCCTGCACGTCCAGGCCGTGCTGCAAGGCCGCCAGCAGGTTCGGCTGTTCGGCCGTGACCCGCGCCAGCCACGCCACCTGCCCGGCGCCCTCGAGGCCCTGCTGCACCTCGGCGCTCCAGCGCCGGTAGTAACTGGCGTGGCGTTCACGCATCACGGCGAGTTCCTGACGCGCCTGCAGCTGCTCCAGCGCGTAATCGCGCAGCGTCTCCAGCATGATGAACCTGGGCGTCCCCCCATCGAGCCGCTGCACCAAGCTTTTCTCGACCAGGGACCCCAGGGCGTCGAGCACATCAACGCCCGGCCCCCGGCACACGTCCTCAGCCGCCTCGAACGACCACCCGCCGACGAACACGCCAAGCCGGGCGAACAGCTGCCGTTCCGGTTCGGACAGCAGCTGATAACTCCAGTCGATGGTGGACCGCAACGTCTGCTGCCGCGACGGCAGGTCGCGCGCGCCGCCGCCCAGCAGGTTGAGCCGCTGATCGTTCAGCCGCTCGAGCAGGACCGGCGGAGGAAACAGCCGCACGCGCGCCGCCGCGAGTTCAATGGCCAGCGGCAGCCCGTCCAGGCGGCGGCAGATCTCGGCGACGTCACCGCCGTGCGCCCCCTGCAGGGTGAAGGTGGGCAGCATCGCCCGCACGCGCTCGGTGAAGAGCGTCGCCGCTTCCGATGGTGCGTCGCCACGCCCCCGGATGGACAGGGGCGGCACCGCGTACTCGTGCTCGCCGTACACCCGCAGCGCCGCGCGGCTGGTGGCGAGCACCGTCAGGTCCGGTGCGGCCCGCAGGAGGGCCGCCACCGCATCCGCGGCGGGTACCAGGTGCTCGAAATTGTCCAGGATCAGCAGCAGCTGCTTGCCCCGCAGGTGGGCCTGCACGGCGCTCAGGGTGGCTTCGTTCGACTCCTGGACGCCCAGCGTCCGGGCGATCACCGGCAGCACGTGGTCGGCCTGCTGCACCGCCGCCAGCGGGACGAACACCGTCCCGTCGCGGTACTGCCCGGCCAGCTGCCGGGCGACCGCCAGCGCCAACCGCGTCTTCCCGACGCCCCCCGGCCCGGTGAGCGTCAGCAGCGACACGTCGGGCCAGTTCAGGATCTCTCGGACGCTCGCCAGTTCCTGCGCCCGGCCGATCAGCGACGTCACCGGCTCCAGCACGCTCCGTGCCACCGCCGCCGTTCGATCACCGGTCATCCGCCCATTCTACCGGCCGTCCGGCGGGCCGGGCGTCCATCTGCAGTGGCCCGTCCGCAGGCGGGCCGGGGCCCCCCAGGAATTCGGGATGACCGTGGAGCGCCGCGCTCGTACCTTGACCTCAGGCCGCAGCGCCCCCCGGACCACCCCGGGTGTTCCTCCGTCCATCCGTTTCACGCGCCGTCTCGGCCGCCGCCCGCCAGCGGTGGTGTCCGCCTGTTCCCCAGGAGTCCGCATGTTCTTTCAGATTGAGTCCGCTCCCGAACCTCCGGAATACAGCTTCACGATGACGGTCGACGCCCTGGCGCAACGCGACGCCCGCTTCGCCCGCCTCTCTACCCTCCGCGCCCGGGGCATCCTCGCCGACGTTGTTCAGGACAGCGCGGACCTGCAGAACGTTCACCTCCGCTTGGGGGACGGGCGCGCCGCGTGGCGCGGCACGCCCGGGCAGCTCAATGAGGACGGCTCGCTTCGGCCGCGTCCATTCCACGGCTGGAGCGAGGACGCCCTGAGCTACGGACTCGGTCTGGACCTCGGGCGTCCCCGGGTCCGGGTGATGCCCGCCACTGACCTGCTGGCTGCGCTGCGGAGCTGGCCGGCCGGTCTGGTGTACGCCTTCCACCGCCGGCCCGGGCCGGCGCCCGCCCTCGCGCGCCGACTGAACCTCAGCGCCTTCATCGACCGTCTGGAAGTGGAGTTCCTGGCCTCGCTGCCCGGCCGGGACCTCGCGGCCATCCGGGCCCATCGCCTGTCTGCGGACGGGCAGCTGGACATCTGGCGTTCGTCGCTTCAGGAGCTTTGACATGCAGCCGTCACCACGACTGACTACGCCGTCCACCCTCCAGCCGTACATCTGTGCCACCTGTGGGACCCAGCACGCCCCCACGGCGCGTCCGCCCCTGCGCTGCATCGTGTGTGAAGATGACCGGCAGTACGTCGGCTGGGGCGGGCAGGCCTGGACCACCCTGGACGCCCTGCGCGCCTCGCACCGGCTGCACGTCCGGGAGGAGGAACCCGGCCTGCACAGCGTGAACGTCACGCCGTCCCTGATGATCGGACAGCGCGCCCTGCTGGTGCAGGGCCACTCGGGCAATGTGCTGTGGGACTGCCTGCCGCTGATTGACGACGCCGGCGTCGCGGTCGTCGCGGCGCTGGGAGGCCTCAGCGCCATCGCCATCTCTCACCCGCACTATTACGGGGTGATGGTCGAGTGGGCCCACGCGTTCGGAGTCCCCATCTACCTGCATGCGGCGGATCGTGCGTGGGTCTGCCGGCCGGATCGGGCCGTGCGGTTCTGGGACGGCGCGTCCCTGCGGCTGGGCCCGGACGTGACTCTGCTGCACTGCGCAGGTCACTTTGAGGGCGGCGCCCTGCTGCACTGGGCCGGCGGCGCCGCGGGCCAGGGGGCGCTGCTGACCGGTGACCTGATCAACGTGGTGATGGACCGGCGCTGGGTCAGTTTCATGTACAGCTTTCCCAACCTGATTCCCCTGGGCGCGCGCGCGGTCCGCCGGATCGTGGCGGCGACGCAGGCGCTTCCGTTCGAGCGCCTGTATGCCGCCTGGGACGGCAAAGTGGTGCGTCAGGACGCCCAGGCGGCCGTGCGGCGGTCCGCTGAGCGCTACCTCGCGGCGCTGGACGCCAGCTGAGCGAGACGTGTCGCTGACCACCCACTGGGGCCCGCCCTAGTGGGGTGGTCGGCCGATGGCGTGCAGACGTACGGCGAACGAACCCGCAGCCGGTGGGGAGGGCGCGCGGCGTCCGTGTGGGCGCGTTGGTGATCAGCGCGCGCCGGACAGGCGCAGGGCCGAAGGCACCCCGCCCGGACCGGACAGGTGAACCAATCCCTCCGGCCCCGGGCCGCGCCCACTGACCTCCAACCGCTTCTGCTGGATCAGGTCCAACCTGACACGCCCACGCGTGCCGAGCCGGGCCTGGTTCAGCAGAGGTCGCCTGGGCACGGCGGCCGGGACGTGAGCTCAGGGGCGCCCGGCGGGGTCCGGGGCCGGCAGCGCGTGCGCAGGCAGCAGCTCAATGCCGTATTTGGCGGCGGTGGCGCCGAGCCGCGCGAGGTCCGGCGGGCCGGCTGGCGCCTCGTTCAGCAGCGCCGCGAAGCGTGGGTAGAACTGCTCGAAGCCGGGCGGGGTGGCGAACACCCAGTGCCGGGCCGGACCGGGACCCGCGTTGTGGAAGGTGTGCGGCTGACCGGCTGGCAGGTACACCACGTCGCCGGGCCGGGCGGTCTGCCAGCCGTCCCGGCTGCCCACCTGGAGTTCGCCGTCCACCATGATGAACAGCTCGTCTTCGCGGTGGTGCAGGTGGGGGGGCGGGCCACCGCCCGGCTGGGTCGTGACCAGGCCCAGCGCGAACACGCCGTCCGTGTCGCGGCCGGTGAGTTTGAAGGTCACCTCCTCGCCCGGAGCGGTGACCGGCTGGCCTTCAGCGGCGCGAATCAGGCGGGGGGTGGGAACGGGCGTGCTGGGTGCAGTCATGGGGGTTCTCCTGAGGTGCAGGCGGGCGGGAAAGAGAGGCTGAACGCGAGCGCCATGCCGCCGTTCATGTCGCTCCTGTCGGGTCGTCGAGCCTGAGACGAGGCTAGGCAACGCCCGGTGGTTGAAGGATGTTGCGCCGCCCCAGCTGGACCGCGCCGCGCGCTTCCGCCGCGCCCGCTCTGGTATCCTGAGCGCACCGTGAACATGGCGTTGGAATGGCAGCTGTGCCTGCTCGGCCCGCCGCGGCTGGTGGCGCCGGACGGCCGGGAGGTGCGCTGCGAGGGCAGACCGCTCGCGCTGCTCGCCTACCTGGCGCTGGAAGGCCCGGCGCCGCGCTCGCGGCTCGCCGGGCTGTTGTGGCCGGAGCGGACCGAGGACGGCGCCCGCAACAACCTGGTGCAGCTCACCCGGCGGATGGCCCGGTCGTTCGGCGAGGAGCTGGTGGTGGGGCAGGACCTGCTCGGCCTCGCGGCGACGGTATCGGTGGATGCCCGCGCGCTGCTGGACGGGCAGCTGGCTCCGGTGCCGGACGGCGCGCTGCTGGACGGCGAGACGTTCGCGGGCACCCAGGACCTGGCCGACTGGCTGCTGGTGCAGCGCGAACGGATCGACGCGGCCCGCGCGCACCTGCTGGGCCTGGCGGCCCGCCACCACGAGGAGCAGGGCGACTTTGCGCAGGCGGCGCAACTGACCCGGCGGGTCCTGAGCGTCGACCGGATGTCCGAGGAGGCGCACCGCAGCCTGATGCGCCAGCTGTACCTGTCGGGGGAGCCGGCCGGGGCCCTGGAGGTGTACCGGCAGCTCTGCGCCACCCTGACGCGAGAGCTGCACACCGAACCGATGCCAGAAACCCAGGAGCTGGCCCGCCAGATTGACCAGGGAAGCCACGCCCCGGCGCCGGCGCGCCCGGCGGCCAGCGTGCCGCTGGCGGCGCTGCGGCCCGCTCCGTTGACCGGCCGCGCGCAGGAGTGGGCGGCGATGGAAGAGGGGTGGCAGGCGGGGCAGTTCCTCATCGTCTCGGGCGAACCGGGCATGGGCAAGAGTCGCCTCGCGGCCGACTTCGCGGCGAGCAAGGGTCGGGTGCTGACCCTGGAAGCGCGGCCTGGGGACCGCCTGGCGCCGTACAGCACCACTGCCCGCAGCCTGCGCCGGGCGCTGGAGTTCTCGGGCGCCGAGCTGCCGCTGCCGGAGCGGCGCGTGCTCAGCTGGCTGCTGCCCGAGCTCACACCGCCGGGTGAAGTGCCGCCGGCACAGGCGGACCCGTCGCTCCAGCAGGTCATCCGGGCGGCGTTCGGCGTGACGCTGCAGGGCGTGGACGCGTACCTGTTCGACGACATGCAGTACGCCGACGACGCCAGCATCGAGGCGGGCTTCGTGCTGATCGACGCGATGTTCCCGCTGGGCCAGCCGGGGGGCCTGCCGCACTTCATCGCGGTGCACCGGCGCGACGACCTGCCGCCCTTCACCGCCCAGATCTTCGCCCGGCTGATGAACGCCGGTCAGGCGCGGCGGGTGGAGCTCGGTCCGCTGCCGGACCCGGCAGTGCGGGCGCTGATCGGTCAGCTGGGAGTCTCGCTGGCGCCTGAGCGCGTGGCGCACCTTGCGCGGGCCAGTGGGGGCAATGCCCTGTTCGTGCTGGAGTCGGTCAAGTCACTGCTCGAGGCGGGTGGCGACGCGGCGGAGAGCAGCGCGGTGCCGGCCCGGGTCAAGGAAGTGATCGCCGCGCGATTGGCCCGCCTGCCGAAAATGGCGCTGCAGGCCGCGCGGGCTGCGGCGGTGCTGCAACGCGACTTCGGCCCGGACTTGGTGGCCGAGGTGCTGGGCGCGCCGCTGCTGGAGGTGGTGGCGGCCTGGGATGACCTGGAGGGCGCGCAGATCATGCAGGGCGAGCGGTTTCATCACGACCTGGTGCAGGAGGCGGTGCTCGCCCACACGCCCGCCACCGTGCGGCGGCTGCTGCACCGCAGCGCGGCGCGGGTGCTGGCCCGCCAGGCCCACGCGCCCGCCCAGATCGCCCAGCACTGGCTGGACGGCGGCGAGCAGCGCGAGGCGGTGCCGTGGCTGCTGCGGGCGGGCGCGGCGGCCGGCGCGGCGCGTCGTCACCCGGAGGCCGCGGCGTTCTTCGAGCGCGCCGCCCGGCTGCTGGACGACGCTGGGAGCGACGAGGCATTCGACGCCTGGGAGCAGGGCGCGCGCGCCCGGGCCCATACCGCGGACCGTGAAGCGCACCAGCACGCTGTGAACGCCCTGCACGAGCGCGCGCAGG harbors:
- a CDS encoding BTAD domain-containing putative transcriptional regulator, coding for MALEWQLCLLGPPRLVAPDGREVRCEGRPLALLAYLALEGPAPRSRLAGLLWPERTEDGARNNLVQLTRRMARSFGEELVVGQDLLGLAATVSVDARALLDGQLAPVPDGALLDGETFAGTQDLADWLLVQRERIDAARAHLLGLAARHHEEQGDFAQAAQLTRRVLSVDRMSEEAHRSLMRQLYLSGEPAGALEVYRQLCATLTRELHTEPMPETQELARQIDQGSHAPAPARPAASVPLAALRPAPLTGRAQEWAAMEEGWQAGQFLIVSGEPGMGKSRLAADFAASKGRVLTLEARPGDRLAPYSTTARSLRRALEFSGAELPLPERRVLSWLLPELTPPGEVPPAQADPSLQQVIRAAFGVTLQGVDAYLFDDMQYADDASIEAGFVLIDAMFPLGQPGGLPHFIAVHRRDDLPPFTAQIFARLMNAGQARRVELGPLPDPAVRALIGQLGVSLAPERVAHLARASGGNALFVLESVKSLLEAGGDAAESSAVPARVKEVIAARLARLPKMALQAARAAAVLQRDFGPDLVAEVLGAPLLEVVAAWDDLEGAQIMQGERFHHDLVQEAVLAHTPATVRRLLHRSAARVLARQAHAPAQIAQHWLDGGEQREAVPWLLRAGAAAGAARRHPEAAAFFERAARLLDDAGSDEAFDAWEQGARARAHTADREAHQHAVNALHERAQGPRQTARAWQVQAELFAAQAQGAQAARAARRGLAALGDLNDPQLRAGLRAVLPGE